The Candidatus Dependentiae bacterium genome includes a region encoding these proteins:
- a CDS encoding DUF4097 family beta strand repeat-containing protein yields the protein MKNLYTQSMSLLLLSFTIPIETKISIPKPPKSVSSFFSKTKEEIIHKEFNHIKKIEILCDHEDQCCNVFVESWKQPCVLVELKKQGSDLFLQDADMKCVDRESVLQVTTMVKEDAVSGTMSLRILVPETLPIKVSATVGDIFIKGLSGDIEAKTNSNSISILDGNGTVLANTLDGDIEVKRKSISSSSCLNLQSEQGNITVLVPQELHAQIQAQSPLGKISSDLFITLHPKTMLLNNEEFKKMRQNIHGSIGQSMENKNEPLILLKSDEGSIKINHYDSKKRT from the coding sequence ATGAAAAATCTTTACACACAATCTATGAGTCTTTTGCTGTTATCATTTACTATACCGATAGAAACAAAAATTTCTATACCAAAGCCTCCTAAAAGCGTTTCATCTTTTTTTAGCAAAACAAAAGAAGAAATTATTCACAAAGAATTTAACCATATAAAAAAAATAGAAATTTTGTGCGACCATGAAGATCAATGCTGCAATGTGTTTGTAGAAAGCTGGAAGCAACCCTGCGTTTTAGTTGAACTAAAAAAACAAGGGTCCGACTTGTTTTTACAAGATGCTGACATGAAATGTGTAGATAGAGAATCTGTTTTGCAAGTAACAACAATGGTAAAAGAAGATGCAGTTTCTGGAACTATGTCACTAAGAATTCTTGTGCCTGAAACACTTCCAATTAAAGTTAGTGCAACCGTTGGTGATATTTTCATCAAAGGATTATCTGGCGATATTGAAGCGAAAACAAACAGCAACTCTATTTCTATTCTTGATGGAAATGGCACCGTTCTTGCAAATACGCTTGATGGAGACATTGAAGTAAAACGCAAATCAATATCTTCTTCAAGCTGCTTAAATTTACAAAGCGAGCAAGGAAATATTACCGTTTTAGTTCCACAAGAACTGCATGCTCAAATTCAAGCACAAAGCCCTTTAGGTAAAATTTCTTCAGATCTTTTTATCACTCTTCATCCTAAAACAATGCTTTTAAACAACGAAGAATTTAAAAAAATGCGCCAAAATATTCATGGATCAATTGGCCAATCAATGGAAAATAAAAATGAACCACTCATTCTTTTAAAGTCTGATGAAGGCAGCATAAAAATAAATCATTACGATTCTAAGAAAAGAACCTAA
- a CDS encoding biopolymer transporter ExbD yields the protein MRRNRLRRMKNRGHVVQEISMTPLVDVALTLLIIFMVATPMLQNVIKVELPSSRIDDGVPSSQTQQDLTVYIDKGRKMYLNGTEYPLQTLLKELKSLVKKGKDEIVFVKADQAVPYGIVIDLVDTIKVSGGIKYVALATKRSF from the coding sequence ATGAGAAGAAATCGTTTGCGCAGAATGAAAAATCGTGGTCATGTCGTACAAGAGATTTCTATGACGCCACTTGTTGACGTTGCTCTAACTCTGCTTATTATTTTTATGGTTGCAACACCAATGCTTCAAAATGTTATAAAAGTTGAGTTGCCTTCAAGTCGTATTGATGATGGAGTACCATCGTCTCAGACACAACAAGATTTGACTGTTTACATAGATAAAGGTCGTAAAATGTATTTAAATGGGACAGAGTACCCATTGCAAACACTTTTAAAAGAGTTAAAAAGTTTGGTAAAAAAAGGCAAAGACGAAATTGTTTTTGTCAAAGCTGATCAAGCAGTTCCCTATGGAATCGTTATTGATTTAGTTGATACTATTAAAGTTTCTGGAGGCATCAAGTATGTTGCACTTGCTACCAAGCGTTCTTTCTAA
- a CDS encoding MotA/TolQ/ExbB proton channel family protein — protein MSTGMEHNALWGLIIQSDFMTKMVMLTLFFMSIVCWAIALYKLILLKIKQDQCKNVLQQIKMCNNLPSVLQVAQDNKATLPGYILIQLLTHAKSAQEANSIELFQMQADALLDDVMYQEEAYTPVLSISASVATLLGLFGTVWGLIHAFVRISERQSADIVAVAPGISEALITTIAGLVVAIPALVFSQYIMVRAKSMEYSLMTMTDKVTMIVRLSMAKGLKTESSVESFSPKQD, from the coding sequence ATGAGCACAGGAATGGAACACAATGCATTGTGGGGACTGATTATTCAGAGTGATTTCATGACAAAAATGGTCATGCTCACTCTTTTTTTTATGTCTATTGTTTGTTGGGCTATCGCTCTTTATAAATTAATTTTACTCAAAATTAAACAAGATCAATGTAAAAACGTTTTACAGCAAATAAAAATGTGCAACAACTTGCCATCAGTTTTACAAGTTGCACAAGATAATAAGGCAACGCTTCCAGGATATATTTTAATTCAGCTTTTAACTCATGCAAAAAGCGCTCAAGAAGCGAATTCAATTGAACTTTTCCAAATGCAAGCGGATGCTCTTTTAGATGATGTGATGTATCAAGAAGAAGCATACACTCCAGTACTTTCTATAAGTGCCTCAGTTGCAACACTTCTTGGATTATTTGGTACGGTATGGGGACTGATTCATGCATTTGTTAGAATTAGTGAAAGACAATCTGCAGATATCGTTGCAGTTGCTCCTGGAATATCAGAAGCTTTGATTACCACGATTGCTGGTTTGGTCGTTGCAATTCCTGCTTTGGTATTTTCTCAATATATTATGGTTCGGGCAAAAAGTATGGAATATAGTCTGATGACCATGACAGACAAAGTTACCATGATTGTTCGATTGTCAATGGCTAAAGGATTAAAGACCGAATCGTCCGTTGAATCATTTAGTCCAAAACAAGACTGA
- a CDS encoding TonB C-terminal domain-containing protein, translating to MLHLLPSVLSKKIHFYFSPRRVFLAEILLFVFFSHIIILGLMIFVSSLEHKPEQFAISLSHTGQTYVLMPLSKKESDFQMKQKIGKSGVYKKSKVIDYQTYQKHKQSKKNKKAANKKVTVKKSATNKKNPAGHVMSKQVEKKAQKVEAKEASLSLKSFVKPKTELKAKAKKKIVIEKSEKKKIFEKSIVSKKAVISEVALAKEPAQQEIIKLEEPVEKEVALTPQPEAVIPNIVEPEIVDVGKVDIKEIPVKDQPEDLNVGEAEGQDDSELIDDDIDLENVVFLGRDQFDNSIVASKLKQAVEQCWVSPVGIKKGTTCQMRVHVGQKGDADDVKVIQSSKIIMFDLPARKALFSMKYPKEVWNKTITIALGA from the coding sequence ATGTTGCACTTGCTACCAAGCGTTCTTTCTAAAAAAATACATTTTTATTTCTCACCACGTAGAGTTTTTTTGGCAGAGATTTTACTTTTTGTGTTTTTTTCGCACATCATAATCCTTGGATTAATGATTTTTGTTTCTTCGCTCGAACATAAGCCAGAACAGTTTGCTATATCTTTGAGTCATACTGGGCAAACATATGTTTTAATGCCACTTTCTAAAAAAGAATCTGATTTTCAAATGAAGCAAAAAATTGGTAAATCAGGGGTCTATAAAAAATCTAAAGTGATTGATTATCAAACCTATCAAAAACATAAACAATCAAAAAAGAATAAAAAAGCTGCCAATAAAAAAGTTACAGTAAAAAAATCTGCAACTAACAAAAAAAATCCTGCAGGACACGTAATGTCTAAGCAGGTAGAAAAAAAAGCGCAAAAAGTTGAGGCAAAAGAGGCATCTTTAAGCTTGAAATCTTTTGTAAAACCAAAAACAGAACTAAAAGCAAAAGCTAAAAAGAAAATAGTTATAGAAAAATCAGAAAAGAAAAAGATTTTCGAAAAATCTATTGTTTCAAAAAAAGCAGTTATTTCAGAAGTTGCTTTGGCAAAAGAGCCTGCTCAGCAAGAGATCATAAAATTAGAAGAACCTGTAGAAAAAGAAGTTGCATTAACTCCTCAGCCAGAAGCAGTCATACCAAATATTGTTGAGCCAGAAATTGTAGATGTTGGCAAGGTTGATATAAAAGAAATCCCAGTTAAAGATCAGCCTGAAGATTTAAACGTAGGCGAGGCAGAAGGTCAAGATGACAGTGAGTTGATCGATGATGATATTGACCTGGAAAACGTTGTGTTTCTTGGTCGGGATCAATTTGACAATTCGATTGTAGCTTCAAAATTAAAACAGGCTGTTGAGCAATGCTGGGTTTCACCAGTTGGAATAAAAAAAGGAACAACCTGTCAAATGCGTGTTCATGTGGGTCAAAAGGGTGATGCAGATGATGTTAAAGTTATTCAAAGCTCTAAAATAATAATGTTCGATTTGCCAGCGCGCAAAGCACTTTTTTCTATGAAATATCCAAAAGAAGTTTGGAATAAAACTATTACCATTGCACTAGGAGCCTGA